The following are from one region of the Rhodopirellula sp. P2 genome:
- a CDS encoding BON domain-containing protein — protein MRSQETLHVKVERIVRKFGFDNVCVSSIKAGHVELTGTVSDINDRALIVAIARTTPGVQQYSIEIKIEND, from the coding sequence ATGCGATCGCAGGAAACGTTGCACGTAAAGGTGGAGCGAATTGTTCGCAAATTTGGCTTTGACAACGTCTGCGTTTCAAGCATCAAAGCCGGGCACGTCGAGTTGACCGGCACGGTTAGCGATATCAATGACCGCGCGTTGATTGTCGCAATCGCTCGAACAACACCGGGCGTTCAACAGTACAGCATTGAGATCAAGATCGAAAACGACTGA
- a CDS encoding methyltransferase family protein translates to MPLSEEFVRSGSWLFRWRSYLPFVLLPLILVAAMRYPVIESYPNLHYAWSLFSLFVSLLGLFVRCHSIGHAAEGTSGRNTKSQVAESLNTTGFYSVVRHPLYLGNFLIALGIVMHSLAPWLVVIYIMAFALYYERIMFAEEAFLRRKFGRDFMAWSTQTPAFLPRLRQWKKAEVPMDFPKVIRAESAAVAVIAFAFPALEFVMHHATEGSVAIENSWYALLASGAVLYAVARVMKRQLRRWLKYERILYAAAK, encoded by the coding sequence ATGCCCCTCAGTGAAGAATTTGTCCGGTCAGGATCATGGCTGTTCCGCTGGCGGAGCTATTTGCCATTCGTTTTGCTTCCATTGATCCTGGTCGCGGCGATGCGTTATCCGGTCATTGAATCGTATCCGAATCTGCATTATGCGTGGAGTCTCTTTAGCCTCTTTGTGTCGTTGCTCGGGCTGTTCGTCCGATGTCATTCCATCGGTCACGCAGCCGAAGGCACCTCCGGCCGAAACACAAAATCGCAAGTCGCCGAGTCGCTAAACACAACCGGTTTCTACTCGGTTGTGAGGCACCCGTTGTACTTGGGCAATTTCCTGATTGCACTTGGGATCGTGATGCACTCGTTGGCACCGTGGCTGGTCGTGATCTACATCATGGCCTTCGCACTGTACTACGAACGCATCATGTTTGCCGAGGAAGCGTTCCTGCGGCGTAAGTTTGGTCGTGACTTCATGGCTTGGTCAACTCAAACGCCAGCTTTTCTTCCGCGATTGCGTCAATGGAAGAAGGCTGAGGTTCCCATGGACTTCCCGAAAGTCATCCGTGCCGAGTCTGCGGCAGTCGCCGTGATCGCGTTCGCATTTCCGGCATTGGAATTTGTCATGCACCATGCAACCGAAGGTAGCGTCGCGATTGAGAACTCGTGGTACGCCCTTTTGGCATCGGGTGCTGTGTTGTACGCGGTCGCCCGCGTGATGAAGCGTCAACTGCGACGCTGGTTGAAGTATGAAAGAATTCTGTACGCGGCAGCAAAATGA
- a CDS encoding heavy metal translocating P-type ATPase, whose product MEKEKIELKLLLPTITDSGDACVERLADLLTAKMGIDSAHAIRSEDDQRGQICVHYDPALVSTGEVRELAKRAGVELDQRYGHWLSKSRSTHARRASAIESRLGRMDGVLEAVVSPDGAVRVEYDKQIIDDSAIAGALSEWTGETTEVGDDHAGHDHDDEDHESDHSGHDHAHGGIFGPKSELIFAILCGVFLLVGWLIETFADLNEWISLSCYVAAYMFGGYYTVTEAIEKIRAGKFEIDFLMIVAAAGAASLDAWAEGALLLFLFSIGHALEGYAMGKAKRAIEALSELAPRTARVRRDSAETEVPVEELVVGDVVVIKPDERVPADGFVIAGESSINQAPITGESVPVDKRPVDDVEAAAADPESLSAEYRAFAGTINQSGSLEIQVTKTAAENTLARVVTMVSEAETRVSPTQKFTKKFERYFVPSVITGVVLLMFAPLVTDESFSDSFYRAMAVLVAASPCALAIATPSAVLSGVARAARGGILVKGGGPLESLGSLDAIAFDKTGTLTEGEPKVTDVRTADGVDESELLRFAIAVEDLSKHPLAKAVVRDGKKRLGEGESGSQGDIPEATDLKSITGRGIQATVEGDLVHIGKDDLFAEVDGPPLPDSVRSIVESLEQNGRTTMIVRRGDRYLGVIGLMDTPREASKRTIAKLRELGIQRMIMISGDNQQVADAVAKEVGLDEARGDLMPDDKVAEIKKLQSEGGVAMVGDGVNDAPAMASASVGIAMGAAGSDVALETADVALMADNLDHLPLAIGLSRATRRIIRQNLWMSLGMVAFLVPATLLGLNIGPAVALHEGSTLVVVFNALRLLAYKQ is encoded by the coding sequence ATGGAAAAGGAAAAAATTGAACTGAAATTGCTTTTGCCAACCATAACCGACTCAGGCGATGCCTGCGTCGAACGTTTGGCGGACCTGCTCACCGCGAAGATGGGCATCGACTCAGCTCATGCAATTCGGTCAGAGGACGACCAACGCGGACAGATTTGTGTTCACTACGATCCAGCTCTCGTCTCGACCGGCGAAGTGCGAGAACTGGCAAAACGTGCCGGTGTCGAATTGGATCAGCGATACGGTCACTGGCTCAGCAAGTCACGCTCAACCCACGCCCGCCGTGCCTCGGCGATCGAGTCGCGACTGGGACGCATGGATGGAGTTCTCGAGGCAGTGGTGTCACCCGATGGTGCGGTTCGCGTCGAGTACGATAAACAGATCATCGACGATTCTGCGATCGCTGGTGCTCTGAGCGAATGGACCGGCGAAACAACAGAGGTTGGCGACGACCACGCTGGGCATGACCACGACGATGAAGATCACGAATCCGACCACTCGGGACACGATCATGCTCACGGCGGCATCTTCGGCCCCAAATCAGAACTGATCTTCGCAATCCTCTGCGGCGTGTTCTTGTTGGTCGGATGGCTGATTGAAACGTTTGCGGATCTTAACGAATGGATTTCGCTGAGTTGTTACGTTGCAGCCTATATGTTTGGCGGTTACTACACGGTCACCGAAGCGATTGAAAAGATTCGAGCTGGAAAGTTCGAGATCGACTTCTTGATGATCGTCGCCGCGGCCGGTGCAGCGTCACTCGATGCTTGGGCCGAAGGAGCGCTGTTGCTATTCCTATTCAGCATCGGCCACGCTCTGGAAGGCTATGCCATGGGCAAAGCCAAGCGTGCCATCGAAGCCTTATCCGAACTCGCACCACGCACTGCACGCGTTCGACGCGATTCAGCGGAAACCGAAGTTCCGGTTGAAGAGCTGGTCGTTGGCGACGTCGTCGTCATCAAGCCTGATGAACGAGTTCCCGCCGATGGCTTCGTGATCGCTGGCGAATCCAGCATCAACCAAGCACCAATTACCGGGGAGAGTGTTCCCGTCGACAAACGCCCGGTAGACGATGTCGAAGCCGCAGCGGCGGACCCCGAATCACTTTCCGCTGAATATCGTGCCTTCGCTGGGACAATCAATCAATCCGGTTCCCTCGAGATCCAAGTTACCAAAACGGCTGCGGAAAACACGCTCGCCCGCGTCGTCACGATGGTCAGCGAAGCAGAAACGCGGGTTTCGCCGACGCAAAAGTTCACGAAAAAGTTTGAACGCTACTTTGTACCGTCCGTCATCACTGGCGTTGTGCTACTGATGTTCGCACCATTGGTCACCGACGAAAGTTTCAGCGATTCATTTTACCGAGCGATGGCTGTCTTGGTCGCGGCAAGCCCCTGTGCCCTGGCGATCGCAACGCCCAGTGCAGTTCTGAGCGGGGTTGCCCGAGCAGCTCGCGGAGGAATCCTTGTCAAAGGCGGCGGGCCACTGGAAAGTCTTGGCAGTCTCGACGCGATCGCATTCGACAAAACAGGAACACTGACCGAAGGCGAACCCAAAGTCACTGACGTTCGCACTGCGGATGGCGTCGATGAATCGGAACTCTTGCGCTTCGCCATCGCCGTTGAGGACCTTAGCAAACACCCGCTCGCCAAAGCCGTCGTTCGCGACGGGAAGAAAAGGTTGGGAGAGGGGGAGAGCGGGAGTCAGGGAGACATTCCAGAAGCGACCGATCTGAAAAGCATCACCGGACGAGGGATTCAAGCGACCGTCGAAGGCGACTTGGTTCACATTGGCAAAGACGACCTATTCGCAGAAGTCGATGGTCCACCGCTTCCCGATAGTGTACGTTCAATCGTCGAGTCGCTCGAACAGAATGGACGCACCACGATGATCGTACGTCGCGGTGACCGTTACCTCGGCGTCATCGGACTGATGGACACACCACGCGAAGCATCCAAACGGACGATCGCAAAGCTACGTGAACTCGGCATCCAACGGATGATCATGATCTCCGGCGACAATCAACAAGTCGCCGACGCGGTCGCCAAGGAAGTCGGACTTGATGAAGCACGTGGCGACCTGATGCCCGACGACAAAGTCGCCGAAATCAAGAAGCTGCAAAGCGAAGGCGGCGTTGCGATGGTAGGTGACGGAGTCAACGACGCCCCCGCAATGGCCTCGGCTTCCGTCGGCATCGCCATGGGAGCCGCCGGAAGCGACGTCGCACTCGAAACCGCCGACGTTGCCCTGATGGCCGACAACCTCGACCACCTCCCGCTCGCCATCGGCCTCAGCCGCGCGACCCGCCGCATCATCCGCCAAAACCTCTGGATGAGTCTCGGCATGGTCGCCTTCCTCGTCCCCGCAACATTATTGGGTCTCAACATCGGCCCCGCAGTTGCGCTGCACGAAGGCAGCACCCTCGTCGTCGTCTTCAACGCCCTGCGACTACTCGCGTACAAGCAGTAG
- a CDS encoding trypsin-like peptidase domain-containing protein, with product MRNHISKLVSLAVFGLSASLAMSTLVAVEPKTRDRTTEILSANSLSSVVRQVADDVSPSIVTVYALRGPRMTAPMRWREEAKLQQPFHSPNSQHAAWFNSHSADDQGSGVIIDRRGCILTCSHVVENADAVFVRTADGRKFHAEAVICDPQSDIAIIKLESAENLPEAKLADSDDLSVGDWVVSLASPYDLQRSVSAGIISSTQRWVASSPHPLIQNDAATNPGSSGGALLNLRGEVIGIIEGAFTTSGEFQGIGFATPINIARDIAEQLQAKGYVERGYFGFETQPLTPEMASLIDSSVNAGLYGKDVQRNSPANHAGLREGDVVTEFDGEPINQSFDPATLTADAEPGKSHVMTVLREHKVVEIEMRMQQPPREVGPIQSEMSPNGSFEYLDSSLGLGLSRLNTSIINELELPGDAHGALITQVALDSDAYHEGVAAGMTIARVNDTTIHDVDDYREVTSKLAPEKSVLLLLQSNQGKHLVMLHMSRKENDGKGKN from the coding sequence ATGCGGAATCATATCAGCAAGCTTGTGAGTCTTGCAGTGTTCGGATTGTCAGCATCACTGGCGATGTCAACTCTGGTAGCAGTAGAACCTAAAACGCGCGACCGAACGACGGAGATCCTGTCGGCAAACAGCCTGTCGAGTGTGGTCCGCCAGGTTGCTGATGACGTTTCACCTTCGATTGTGACGGTCTACGCACTTCGCGGCCCACGCATGACGGCTCCGATGCGCTGGCGTGAAGAAGCAAAGTTGCAGCAGCCATTTCACTCGCCCAATTCCCAGCACGCGGCGTGGTTTAACAGCCATTCGGCTGACGACCAAGGATCAGGCGTCATCATTGACCGTCGCGGTTGTATCCTGACATGCAGCCATGTGGTTGAAAATGCCGATGCCGTTTTTGTGCGAACCGCCGATGGTCGGAAATTCCATGCTGAAGCCGTGATTTGTGATCCTCAATCCGACATCGCAATCATCAAGCTCGAAAGTGCTGAAAACCTGCCGGAAGCAAAACTTGCCGATTCAGATGATCTATCCGTAGGCGATTGGGTGGTCTCGCTTGCATCCCCCTACGATCTTCAGCGCAGTGTCAGTGCCGGGATCATCAGTTCGACGCAGCGTTGGGTCGCAAGCTCGCCACACCCGTTGATTCAGAATGACGCGGCGACGAACCCAGGAAGCTCGGGAGGTGCATTGTTAAACCTGCGAGGCGAAGTGATTGGAATTATCGAAGGAGCCTTCACGACTTCCGGCGAGTTTCAGGGCATTGGCTTTGCAACACCGATTAACATCGCCAGAGATATCGCCGAGCAACTGCAAGCCAAGGGCTATGTGGAACGGGGATATTTCGGATTTGAAACCCAACCACTGACTCCCGAAATGGCATCTCTGATTGATTCCTCTGTGAACGCTGGTCTGTATGGGAAAGATGTCCAGAGAAATTCACCGGCCAATCATGCGGGTCTGCGTGAAGGTGACGTAGTGACCGAGTTCGATGGCGAACCGATCAACCAATCCTTCGATCCAGCCACTTTGACTGCCGATGCCGAACCGGGGAAGAGCCATGTCATGACGGTTCTTCGCGAACATAAAGTCGTCGAGATTGAAATGCGGATGCAACAACCACCTCGGGAAGTTGGACCGATTCAATCAGAGATGTCACCCAACGGATCGTTCGAGTATTTGGATTCGTCGCTCGGCCTGGGGCTTTCACGTCTGAACACGTCTATCATCAACGAATTGGAGCTTCCCGGCGACGCACACGGTGCCCTGATCACGCAAGTGGCGTTGGATAGTGATGCGTATCACGAGGGAGTGGCCGCCGGCATGACAATTGCTCGTGTCAACGATACGACCATCCATGACGTTGACGATTATCGCGAAGTGACAAGCAAGTTGGCTCCAGAAAAATCGGTTCTCTTGCTCCTTCAATCAAACCAGGGAAAGCATCTTGTCATGCTTCATATGAGTCGGAAAGAGAATGATGGAAAAGGAAAAAATTGA
- a CDS encoding RNA polymerase sigma factor, protein MEPSHENTAQNSIDEPTVQAASVGDRRALRDIYEATSDRVYRLMVRMVGVQDADDLTQQVYVRSFSKLSQFSGDSKFETWLYRLATNEALQHLRREKHRRTSELVAEPTTRQNDSVEQDERAQLVRQALAALDPELRAIFTLKEENGLSYQEIAATLDIPEGTVGSRLNRARRELRKLLS, encoded by the coding sequence ATGGAGCCTTCGCATGAAAACACAGCTCAGAATTCGATTGACGAACCGACGGTGCAAGCCGCTTCGGTCGGTGATCGACGTGCGCTGCGCGACATCTACGAGGCGACCAGCGATCGGGTGTATCGGTTGATGGTGCGGATGGTCGGCGTCCAAGATGCCGACGACCTAACGCAGCAGGTTTACGTGCGATCGTTTTCCAAGCTCAGTCAATTCAGTGGCGACTCGAAGTTCGAGACTTGGTTGTACCGCCTGGCGACCAACGAAGCCTTGCAGCACCTGCGGCGGGAGAAGCACCGGCGAACGAGCGAACTTGTAGCCGAACCAACCACGCGGCAAAACGATTCCGTCGAACAAGACGAGCGTGCCCAACTTGTCCGACAAGCACTCGCCGCCCTCGACCCTGAGCTGCGAGCGATCTTCACGCTCAAAGAAGAGAACGGATTGTCGTACCAGGAGATCGCCGCGACACTCGACATCCCCGAAGGAACCGTCGGTTCAAGATTGAACCGGGCACGGCGGGAATTGAGGAAGTTGTTGAGTTGA